The Priestia koreensis genomic interval ACCCAGAGCCAAGCTACTGGCACTATTTTGTTGACGCTCATACAGGGAAGATTATCAATAAATTTAACGCCATTGATCAAGTGCAAGGAACAGGCAAGAATTTGACAGGTGAAGTGAAAACATTTGAAGTGGCAAAAAAGAACGGGTACTACTATCTAGCAGATGAAACGCGTGGAAACGGAATTAACACGGTCGATGCGAAGCATGTCAATTACATACTATTTTCGTTATTATCTCAATTATTTGGAGTAACTGGATTAGAAATTCGTGAAAAGGCTCCTACGTTTACAGATCCAACAGCAGTCGATGCCCATGTGAATGCGGAAAAGGTTTATGACTATTACAAAAAGACGTTTGGACTCAATTCGTACGATGGAAAGGGCGCAAAAATCATTTCGTCTGTTCATGTGGGAAAAGAGTGGAACAACGCAGCATGGAACGGAAAACAGATGATTTATGGTGACGGAGACGGGGAAACATTCCGTCCGTTCTCAGCGGCACTTGATGTTATTGCTCATGAATTGACGCATGCTGTAACAGAGAAAACAGCGAACTTAGACTATCAAGGAGAATCTGGAGCGCTTAACGAATCCATGTCCGATATTATGGGCGCAATGGTGGATCGTGATGACTGGGAAATCGGTGAAGACATTTACTTACAAGGTGAGAAAGTGCAGGGGCTACGTTCCTTAAAAGATCCAGCGTCTATTCCGAATCCGATTAATCCAAAAGAGGGTTATCCAGATCACTATAGCAAGCGATATACAGGGGAAGAAGACAACGGTGGCGTGCATATTAATTCTAGCATTAACAATAAAGCCGCTTACTTAATTTCTGAAGGTGGAACGCATTATGGAGTGACTACACAGGGAGTAGGAAGAGAAGCAACCGAGCAAATCTACTATCGAGCGCTTACGAAATACTTAACGGCCACTTCTGATTTTAGTGCGATGCGACAGGCAGCCATTCAAGCAGCTAGTGATCTATATGGAAAAGACTCAAAGGAAGTAAAAGCCGTTGAAGATGCATATCAAGCGGTAGGCGTTCAATAATTTTATAAAAAAGCCGATCAAAATAGTTATGACGTATGCTAGATTTAATCTATAAAAATAGTCTTTTTATACGTCTTTTGATCTATCACCACCCCTATTGCCACTGTATATATTATACAGTGGCTCTTTTTATGGCCGCAAAACGATAGAGTATAAGCTAGAGGGGGTATATTTATGTTTTGTTGTTGGGGTAAAGCACTTTTTCATCGATTCGAGAAACTACTATTTTCAAACCGATTTGGCGATTTTATTGAGGAACGTACGCAAAAGGCGGTTGAAGATGTTGTATATTCAGAACCATTTAAAACGTATTTACTAGACGTTATAAAAGCTTCGCAATCTTCACCATTTAAAGAAATTGCCGAGCAATACTTAGGTGAGCGTGTAGAGGTTGTGACAACAGGTGGTGGGATACAAGGCATCGTCAAAGAGGTAGGAGACGATTACCTAGTACTAGAAGAGTCATCTACTTCTGTATTAATTGTTCCATTTACAAGTGTACTAACAATTCAAGAGGCGAATGAATAAGGAGGGAAACAAAATGATAGAAGATACGTTACGTAGCTATGTTGGATTTTCCGTAGAGGTTGTGACGCCGCTTGATTTGGTAAAAGGGACATTGCTAGCGGTGACGAGTAGTACGATCATTGTACAAACACCAGGGGATGACTACGGTCCGTCGAAAAATGTAAATGTGCTATTGCCGGTTATCTCATATGTTCGTGTGTTAACAGACGGAGGAGTCTGAACAATGAACCTATCCGTTATCATCCCAGCCTGTAATGAAGAAGATACGTTACCGCTTATTTTAGATGAGGTGCAAAAATTACATCCCTTAGAAATCATTGTTGTGGTAAATGGATCAACGGATAATACGAAACAAGTAGCAGAAAAGTATGGCTGCAAGGTTATTGAGTATAAAGAGAAGCTAGGGTTAAATATTGGGAGATCCATGGGAGCAAAAGCAGCGATAGGAGAGGTGCTTCTTTTTTTGGACGGTGATATTCCTGTTCCACATAAAGAACTATTGCCATTTATTGAAGCGATTGCCGAAGGACATGATATCGCGTTAAATGATTTATCATGGACGTTAAAGAGAAAAGTGAGGCCGCATCCAGTAGCCGTAGCAAAATATGCACTAAACTTATTTATGAAGCAGGAGCAGATGAGTGTACAGGCGTTAACAGCGGTTCCTTTTGCTATGAAGCGCGCAGCGGCCGAAAAGCTTGGCTATGCGTTGCACGCTGAGCCGCCGCTGGCTCAAGTTGAAGCACTATTAAAAGGAATGTCTATAGTGGCACCAATTGCCGTGGATGTTATTTATACGAACAAGGCACGAGAAGCGCATCAAGAGAAAATTGACAACTCCCCTTTTCCTCTATCAACAAGTGAAATTATTGGAGATCATATGTTGGCTATTCATCATCTAATCGAGAAAAAAGGAATGCGTGGTGGGCTGACGGACGCGGAGCGAAATCGGTTATATCCAAAGGTTTACTTACCGAAGCGTCCAGAAAAAATAGCGTGCAGTGCAATCATTCCCGTTGGGGAGGAAAAAGAAACGATTGAAGCTGTTATTACGGAAGTGAAAAAAGCAGGGGTTGAAGAAATTATCGTCATTGCCAACGGGTCAGATGATGAAACGGTGCAAATAGCCAAAAGTCAAAACGTCGTTGTCATTGAATTTTCGGAAGCTCTTGGACATAATATTCCCCGGGCTATCGGAGCGATGTGTAGCAGTGGAGACGTCTGCTTATTTATTGACGGCGATATCGTCATTAAATCTGAAGATCTTCTTCCTTATATAAAAGCGGCTGAACAGGGAGTGGACGTTGCGTTAAACGATCTGTCCTGCTTGCTCGATCAAGTATATCCACTTCATTCAGTTAGTGCGGCAAAATACTTTTTAAATATTGCGCTGAAGCGTCCCGATTTGACCATTAATACGTTAACCGCCGTTCCTCATGCCATTCGACGAGAGACACTAGAAAAGATTGGTTATGATTCCCTTATGGTTCCTCCACTGGCGCACGTATTGGCAATTAAAAACGGGTGTAAGGTAGAACCTGTACATTTTGTTGATGTAGCTCGAACCAATCGTATTCGCCGTGATCATGTAAAGATCAACGGCATAGCAAAATCGACGGAGCGTATTTTAGGCGATCATATAGAAGCGCTCGCACTGCTACTAGAATTAACCGATAGAAGAGGAGGATTTCCTCGCAAACCTCGTCGTTTTGATTTACTTGAGGAATTTCTTCAGGCGAATCACGCTAATCAAGAAAATCTTACGAATGAATGAGTCTTCTGACTTAAAGGCTGATTTTTTTTTTTGCTTTGAAAAGAGGGGAAGTATCTAAAAAAAGGAGAAGGTAGCATGAAAAGCGTAGCGATTTTACTAGTAACAGAAATGAGTGTACACCCCAATTTGCTACTTGTTATTCAACAGCTAGCCCCTGTAGAAATTTGGTGTATCAGCCATAGTGAACAGCATTCTCCAAAGGAATGTCACTGGTCTCCCACACTAGAAGCGGCGATTCATTCGGTTAATGCAGACATCCTTCTATTTTTGAATGGAGATGGTAGCTATTCTATTCGGGAGCTTTCTCTCTTTCTCAATAGCATTTGCTATGGTCAGTGTGACATGACATGTAATCGCCTAAAAAGCACTAAATATCTAGATGTGTGGGCAAGCGTATACTATGAATGGACGTCACGACCGGTTCTACCTATTTCCCCATATTTAGATTTTCCGCTAGCCTGTACGAAAGAAATTGCTCAAACTGCTGCCAATAGAATAATAGATAATCCCCTTTCTGTCTTTGACCAGGCAGTCTCTTCAAACTATCGCATTCACTATTATCATCACGTTTCGTATGAGCCGCCATTTATTCCGTCTTTTTACGATTCTTTCGGATCCATGCTTACGTATGAAGAAAAAAGAAAGCTCACTCAGCTGCTCACTTTTTTACAGGAGAAGCTTCATAAGAAAGGGAAAAGGGGGGGCTATTCTGATGGAGGGCGACGGTTGCGGGTTCATGAGCAAGGAGCGTACTCTGTAATAGAAGGAAGCTATAAAACTGGTGAATCATATTACGGGGAGCAGAAGCTGTCCATCATTATCCCTGTGAGAAACGAACAAGGAACAATTCAGCAAGTGATAAGGGAAGTAAAAAAGCTTCGACCATACGAAATTATTGTTGTTGTTAATGGTTCAACAGACCAAACCTCTTCCCTAGTAGCTCAGGAAGAGGTTACCGTTGTCACGTATAAAGAAGCGCTTGGTCACGATGTAGGAAGAAGTATAGGCATTAAGTATGCAACAGGTGACATCCTTTTATTTGTAGACGGTGATTTTTTGGTATTGGCACAGGATTTATTCCCATTTGTGAAAGCTGTTGAGTCTGGCGTAGATATGGCTCTTAATGATTTAAAGCGTCCTTCTAATATTATTCATCCTGTGACGTCTATTAAACAGATATTTAACTTGTTTATCAATCAAAAGCATTTGGAAATTTCCTCCCTCACCGCGGTTCCTCATGCTATAAATCGTCGCGTTCTCAAGTGTTGTTCAGAAGAGGCTTTTATGGTACCGCCACTTGCACAGGGGATAGCAGCGAAAAATGGATTTCTCATTGAAGCCGTTCATTCGGTCGATATTAATCCGTTAAATCGAATTCGTCCGGGGGAAAACCAAGTAGCAGAAGGCTTGTCAAGGACCGGTGAGCTCATCATAGGCGATTATCTAGAAGCTTTTTATCATCTCCTTATGGAGGGGGAGGATCTATCTAGTACTCACTTCTACAGAAAAAGATATTTCTAAATATTCAGTTTGGTAGTATGATAAAACGTACATGTATAAGGAAAAGTGAGGGTGCTAGATGGTGCTTCTTGGAACACTTGTAAACGGATTAGGAATTGTATTTGGGACGCTTCTTGGCAGTTTATGCCGAAAGATCCCTGAGAGCATGAAAACAACGGTCATGCAGGCAATAGGTCTTGCAATTGTTGTGTTAGGTGTACAGATGGGGTTAAAAAGCGATCAATTTTTGCTCGTTATTTTAAGTTTAGTAATCGGTGGAGTGATTGGAGAATGGCTTAGAATAGAAGAAAATCTCACTAAACTAGGGGTATGGATTGAGCGTAAAGTAGGCGCTAAAAATGGAGAAAGTAAAATAGCTGAAGGATTCGTAACGGCTACGTTAATTTTCGTTGTTGGAGCTATGGCGATTATAGGTGCACTAGATAGCGGGATTCGGGGTAATCATAACGTACTGTATACAAAAGCTGTCATGGATGGATTTATCTCGCTTCTTTTAAGTACAACACTTGGTCTTGGCGTCATTTTTTCTGCTATTCCGGTTGTTCTCTACCAAGGAACCATTGCATTATTTGCCGCGCAGATTAACCAATTGATTTCTCCGACGCTTATGACGGAATTAATTGCGGAAATGACGGCAACAGGAGGCGTCATGATTTTAGGAATTGGTTTAAATTTAATGGGGATAACCAAAGTGAAAGTTGCAAATTTACTTCCTGCTATTCTTATTACCATTATTCTAACGATTGCTCTTCAAACATGGATGTAAAAGACCTTATTCTAAAGGTCTTTTTTATTTTGTAGTTTAGGGTGATTGTAAAAAGGGAATGGTGCAGTAACGAACAGTGCGATGTAACATATTTAAAGTGGACAATGCATAGGCATTATAGTAACTTATCATTCGATAAGTTTGAAACGTAGGGGAGAATGAGCATGGTCAAGGGAAAGCGCTCTAGCCAGTTAGGAGCAGAAAACGGAATTGAAACACGAAAAAAGATTATTAAAACAGCACGCGCATTGTTTATGGAATACGGATATCGAGGGGTATCGACAAGAAAAATTGCAGAGTCTTGTGGCATTACGCAACCTGCGCTTTATCATCATTTCCCTAATAAGCAGTCAATTTATTTAGAAATGCTTCGTAACGATCTCTTAGAAATGAAAACATCGTTGCAACGTATTGTGCAAAGTTGTGATGAAATGAGAGAATCTTTAGAACGCATTATTTATTTTTTACTCGAGCGATATCCGTTTAATTTGCATCAGCTTTTTCATGATATTGAGCATGAAGTAGCAGAGGAACATCACGAGACCATTCAAGAATGGTGGCGCAGCGCTTGTCAGCGTCCAATTGCTACTTTGTTTGAGGAAGGAATTGAAAAGGGAACGATCTATTCGGAAGGAAATAATCAAATAGACGCGGAACGTTACTCATTTCTATTAATGAATGTGCTCAGTCAAAGAGATCAAAGATTACGCAGCCGAAAAGAGTTGAGTGAGCAAGCCTCATTTTTGGCTACTTTCATTCTCTATGGAGTATCGTCACAATCACGGCTAACAACAAATAACGAGAGCTAACAGCTCTCTATGCATATAGCTTATCGAATGATAAGGAACTCGTATTTATTTTTACATAGTAGGAGACATGAAAATGACGAATATCAATTTCTCGTATTTTATTGATCAGAAATTAACAACCATTGAAAAGGGAACTCCTTTTCCGCTCCGTTTTTCATTTACAGATGGTGGAATGTGCGTAGAGTGCTCATGGCGCATTAGAAGGAAAGGGAGAATTATGGTAGGGCATCATGATTTTCATCACGAGCGCTCACGAAAAGAAGCGCTTCAGCAGTTAAAAGATTTGTTGATTGCTCAGCGAATAAAAGCGATTTCTTTGCATGAGGAATTTGATCTTTTATGTATCCAGTTTTCGAACGGTTGCGTCCTAGAAGTTTTTCAAGATAGCTACTGCTTTGAAGGGTGGGAGCTCTTTGGAACGAATGACTTTTCTGTTATAGGTCTTCCGGGTGGAGGGTATGAAGCGTATCGAAGCGAGCAGCTGTGTGAAGACTAACGTAAAAGGTTCAGCATCACTGATTCTGAACCTTTTTCAGGCTTTTATGACGTAAATAACCATATGAGCAGCAACACAATGGCGATCAGGAGCCAAACGAACGGCAACTCTTTTTTGCCTTGTCTTTTGTTTCCTATTAATAAGGTCACCATTGCTCCTATAACTAAAAGAATAACCGTAATCCCGGTTCGATAATCCACAACATTCCTCCTCGCATTATGCGAATACAACTTTGAAAATAACATAAAAGCGGTATCCTGTAATGGCCACCATAACGGCAAGCATCGCAATGAGGGCGTACCGAATTTTATACAAAAAATAAAGCTTATACTCACGCGGATTTTGCCATTTTTTTATATCCTCTTTGATACGGAAGATTAAGATCCCGACGAGGGGAAGAACGACAAAAAATACGATGGTTAACAACAAAAGTTGATCAAAAAAGTGCATGTTTTTGCTTGATAAAATCGAGCGAAAAAACTGCGCGATTGTTACTAAAAAAACGACCGCGAGCGAACAATTATTAATAAATAAATCTGTTCGCTTTTTTCCTTTCTTTATATCTTGCTTCAACGAAAATGGAATGATTATTAGTATGATGAGAGAAGCTACTAACCACCAAATACCGTGCATGCTGATTTCTCCTTTTTAATGGTTTATACAACTGGTTATATATGTAAGTGTTATTAAGTATACGTTCTCAATTTGTAAAAGGTTTCATTTTTATAAATTGAGAAATGAAAAAGACGATTGAAATAGCGCAGCGTTATGATAGATTAAGGATATACGTAAGGAAAGGGTGAGAAATGATGAAGAAGCAAATAAAGGTTGTAGGGGCCGTCACGGTAAATGGCGAGGGCGATATTCTATGTGCGCTCCGCTCGGCGGAGATGAGTCTTCCAAACTTATGGGAGTTTCCCGGGGGAAAGATTGAACAAGGAGAAACGCCTGAACAATCTCTTGTGCGTGAGATAAAAGAAGAGCTCGGATGCACGGTTGAGGTGCAGGAGATGATTGAGGATGTTGTGCATGAATATCCTGCAGTAATTGTTCAATTACTTACATATCGAACGAAGATTATAGAAGGAACGCCACAAGCAAAAGAGCATGCAGAGCTAAAGTGGGTTTCTCCTAGTAAATTAGAAAGGTTGGAGTGGGCACCGGCAGATGTTCCGACGATTCATAAGTTGCTCGGTCGTGGCTAATTCTCCATTCTTCCTTGTCATACTGTCTGAATGCAGGTCACATGTGATACAATGTGTACATGCGGCTCGCTGAAATCAGCGAGCGAATGGAAGTAGGAGTTGAAGGTTGTTGAAGGAAAAGGAAACACTGAAAAAAGCAGTCAAGAAGATGACCGCTGTCGCCATTATTTACATGGTCATACATATTGCGTTATTGCTTATAACAAGCGTGATGCTTAAAACCACGGGAAATATTGTTTACTATCAGGTTAGAGAAGTAGGAAGCTTGATTCTAAACGCTGGATGGCTCGTGCTCCTCATTTATCTGAAAGAAAAAATATTCGCCGTGTACTGGAAATCAACGTCACCTGTCTTTCGAGGGATCTGGTGGGTTGTTTTTGTATTATTTGCGTTCAAAACGGTATCGTTATTTGTCCAATGGCTGCGTTAAAATAGACGAAATTCTCTTAAGGAGAGTTTCGTCTATTTTTTATGGGGATTTTATAAAATCCCTATTGTGACGAGGCACCTTGATCTCAATGGCATCGCGCCACGTAGAGAAAAGGTGAAAATTTTAATAAGTGCCTAGTTGCATCGTGTATCTTGATAGATTTTAGGACGGACAATGATTCCTCTTTCAATATGTAAGAGGAGGGACAGTTTGGAGGAGTTTTTAGTGACTAAGGGACTTTAAATGAATAAAAAATCCTTATTTTACATTTTTTGTATAGTATAATGAAAGAAAAAAGGAAGATGGGAGAGCATCATGGCTTATACAATTCCAGAGTCAATTCGTACAACAGCAACTGCGGGGGAACGACTCCTATTTCAAACGCTCAAGCAGTATTTACCCGAAGATTACATTGTCTACTATGAACCAGAAGTGCTAGGTAGAAGGCCGGACTTTGTAATTATTGGACCGGATCTTGGTTTGTTAGTGTTAGAGGTGAAAGATTATACAAAAGGAACACTGCTTCAATTAAATCGTGATGAGTGGACGATCGTATCAAAGTCAGGAGAACAAGTTACGACAAAGAGTCCTTTTAAGCAAGCTCGTGAAAATGCCTTTCACATAGCAAACGTTCTAAAAAAAGATAAAAATCTTGTTCATCTGGACGGAAAATATCAATTTCAGCTCAAATTTCCATACGGATACGGAGCGGTTTTCACTCGTTTGACACAGGAAGATTTTATCAAAAACGGTCTATACTCTGTCATGGAAGCCTCATTCTGCTTAACAAGAGATGAAATTGATCCTGATAAGGAAGGATTTTCTGAAGAGCATTTGGTGGAAAAGCTAGTGAACATGTTTCAAGTTCCATATCGTCTGCACGCCCCACTTGAGAAGACCGACATTGATGCCATTCGTTATCACTTATTTCCGGAAGTTCGGATTAGCGCAGAGTTTAAGAAGCCTATTCCATATCAAGACCAATTGCTGTTATCATTGCACGATATTCGAGCAATGGATCTTCATCAGGAAAATTTAGCAAAGCAAATTGGCGATAAAAATCGTTTAATTAGAGGCGTAGCGGGAAGCGGAAAGACGCTGATTTTGGCGAGTCGTGCAAAGATGCTTGGGAAGGAGAAT includes:
- a CDS encoding M4 family metallopeptidase — encoded protein: MKKKMKVIASITLATGLITGTASSVFASTKAVDPHYKTPTYLIENWKAPDYLKQLTSKKELVYHYLSSKRQEFKITSSAKNSFKVLKEEFDQKTKTRHFRLVQTYSNIPVYGTSQTVSLDQENNVKSFMGAVVPESEQRSIKTKPSLTAAKAVKIAKLDIEKQIGKVEHYDGDIEHELYIYPYKGKDYLAYVIKASTVDPEPSYWHYFVDAHTGKIINKFNAIDQVQGTGKNLTGEVKTFEVAKKNGYYYLADETRGNGINTVDAKHVNYILFSLLSQLFGVTGLEIREKAPTFTDPTAVDAHVNAEKVYDYYKKTFGLNSYDGKGAKIISSVHVGKEWNNAAWNGKQMIYGDGDGETFRPFSAALDVIAHELTHAVTEKTANLDYQGESGALNESMSDIMGAMVDRDDWEIGEDIYLQGEKVQGLRSLKDPASIPNPINPKEGYPDHYSKRYTGEEDNGGVHINSSINNKAAYLISEGGTHYGVTTQGVGREATEQIYYRALTKYLTATSDFSAMRQAAIQAASDLYGKDSKEVKAVEDAYQAVGVQ
- a CDS encoding DUF2642 domain-containing protein; this translates as MFCCWGKALFHRFEKLLFSNRFGDFIEERTQKAVEDVVYSEPFKTYLLDVIKASQSSPFKEIAEQYLGERVEVVTTGGGIQGIVKEVGDDYLVLEESSTSVLIVPFTSVLTIQEANE
- a CDS encoding glycosyltransferase family 2 protein, coding for MNLSVIIPACNEEDTLPLILDEVQKLHPLEIIVVVNGSTDNTKQVAEKYGCKVIEYKEKLGLNIGRSMGAKAAIGEVLLFLDGDIPVPHKELLPFIEAIAEGHDIALNDLSWTLKRKVRPHPVAVAKYALNLFMKQEQMSVQALTAVPFAMKRAAAEKLGYALHAEPPLAQVEALLKGMSIVAPIAVDVIYTNKAREAHQEKIDNSPFPLSTSEIIGDHMLAIHHLIEKKGMRGGLTDAERNRLYPKVYLPKRPEKIACSAIIPVGEEKETIEAVITEVKKAGVEEIIVIANGSDDETVQIAKSQNVVVIEFSEALGHNIPRAIGAMCSSGDVCLFIDGDIVIKSEDLLPYIKAAEQGVDVALNDLSCLLDQVYPLHSVSAAKYFLNIALKRPDLTINTLTAVPHAIRRETLEKIGYDSLMVPPLAHVLAIKNGCKVEPVHFVDVARTNRIRRDHVKINGIAKSTERILGDHIEALALLLELTDRRGGFPRKPRRFDLLEEFLQANHANQENLTNE
- a CDS encoding glycosyltransferase family 2 protein, coding for MKSVAILLVTEMSVHPNLLLVIQQLAPVEIWCISHSEQHSPKECHWSPTLEAAIHSVNADILLFLNGDGSYSIRELSLFLNSICYGQCDMTCNRLKSTKYLDVWASVYYEWTSRPVLPISPYLDFPLACTKEIAQTAANRIIDNPLSVFDQAVSSNYRIHYYHHVSYEPPFIPSFYDSFGSMLTYEEKRKLTQLLTFLQEKLHKKGKRGGYSDGGRRLRVHEQGAYSVIEGSYKTGESYYGEQKLSIIIPVRNEQGTIQQVIREVKKLRPYEIIVVVNGSTDQTSSLVAQEEVTVVTYKEALGHDVGRSIGIKYATGDILLFVDGDFLVLAQDLFPFVKAVESGVDMALNDLKRPSNIIHPVTSIKQIFNLFINQKHLEISSLTAVPHAINRRVLKCCSEEAFMVPPLAQGIAAKNGFLIEAVHSVDINPLNRIRPGENQVAEGLSRTGELIIGDYLEAFYHLLMEGEDLSSTHFYRKRYF
- a CDS encoding DUF554 domain-containing protein; its protein translation is MVLLGTLVNGLGIVFGTLLGSLCRKIPESMKTTVMQAIGLAIVVLGVQMGLKSDQFLLVILSLVIGGVIGEWLRIEENLTKLGVWIERKVGAKNGESKIAEGFVTATLIFVVGAMAIIGALDSGIRGNHNVLYTKAVMDGFISLLLSTTLGLGVIFSAIPVVLYQGTIALFAAQINQLISPTLMTELIAEMTATGGVMILGIGLNLMGITKVKVANLLPAILITIILTIALQTWM
- a CDS encoding TetR/AcrR family transcriptional regulator, with the translated sequence MVKGKRSSQLGAENGIETRKKIIKTARALFMEYGYRGVSTRKIAESCGITQPALYHHFPNKQSIYLEMLRNDLLEMKTSLQRIVQSCDEMRESLERIIYFLLERYPFNLHQLFHDIEHEVAEEHHETIQEWWRSACQRPIATLFEEGIEKGTIYSEGNNQIDAERYSFLLMNVLSQRDQRLRSRKELSEQASFLATFILYGVSSQSRLTTNNES
- a CDS encoding DUF6188 family protein, whose amino-acid sequence is MTNINFSYFIDQKLTTIEKGTPFPLRFSFTDGGMCVECSWRIRRKGRIMVGHHDFHHERSRKEALQQLKDLLIAQRIKAISLHEEFDLLCIQFSNGCVLEVFQDSYCFEGWELFGTNDFSVIGLPGGGYEAYRSEQLCED
- the mutT gene encoding 8-oxo-dGTP diphosphatase MutT, which gives rise to MKKQIKVVGAVTVNGEGDILCALRSAEMSLPNLWEFPGGKIEQGETPEQSLVREIKEELGCTVEVQEMIEDVVHEYPAVIVQLLTYRTKIIEGTPQAKEHAELKWVSPSKLERLEWAPADVPTIHKLLGRG